One window of the Trifolium pratense cultivar HEN17-A07 linkage group LG2, ARS_RC_1.1, whole genome shotgun sequence genome contains the following:
- the LOC123906465 gene encoding CLAVATA3/ESR (CLE)-related protein 25: protein MPLPSTSSHYHCVENHKRYQNMDVGFGFGFSYKRLFLGALLSLGIMWFIFLAISSMNLQTKRTIHVPNPMNVNVISKQLKLVGMQRHVLHSDSRLVFVSKRRVPNGPDPIHNRRARKYRQPPNQA, encoded by the exons ATGCCATTACCTTCAACTTCAAGTCACTACCATTGTGTGGAAAATCATAAGAGATATCAAAATATGGAtgttggttttggttttggttttagttATAAAAGGTTGTTTCTTGGAGCATTGTTATCTTTAGGCATCATGTGGTTTATTTTCCTTGCAATTTCATCAATGAATCTTCAAACAAAAAGAACAATTCATGTTCCAAATCCAATGAATGTGAATGTTATCTCCAAGCAATTAAAGTTGGTTGGCATGCAAAGACATGTCTTGCATTCAGATTCTAGACTTGTCTTTGTTAGCAAGAGAAGAGTACCTAATGGACCTGATCCAATACATAACAG GAGAGCAAGGAAATATAGACAACCACCTAATCAAGCATGA
- the LOC123906466 gene encoding inactive LRR receptor-like serine/threonine-protein kinase BIR2: MINKTMSSSLSFLFFTIFTFWVCFTSSQVEEDSVKCLRGIQQNLGSPESSISSWSFNNKTVGFICDFVGVTCWNVRENRVLGLELKGMKLSGKIPESLKYCGQSLQKLDLGSNSLTSVIPTQICSWMPFLVTMDLSSNDLSGPIPNTIVNCSYLNELVLSDNHLSGSIPYGLGSLTRLHKFNVANNQLSGDIPSFFNGVDKEDFDGNSGLCGGPLGSKCGGMSKKNLAIIIAAGVFGAAGSLLLAFGLWWWYHIRLSGTRRGRSKEGYVVGGVDDWAVRLRGHKLAQVNLFQKPIVKVKLGDLMAATNNFSSENVLITTRTGATYRADLPDGSTLAVKRLSSCKIGEKQFRMEMNRLGQVRHPNLAPLLGYCVVEEEKLLVYKHMSNGTLFSLLHKNSGALDWLMRFRIGLGAARGLAWLHHGCHPPIIQQNICSNVILVDEEFDARIMDFGLARLMTSDANGSFVNGDLGELGYIAPEYSSTMVASLKGDVYGFGVLLLELVTGYKPLEVNHGDEEFKGNLVDWVHVHSSSGRLKDCIDKAICGKGNDEEILQFLKIASNCVITRPKDRWSMYQVYNSLKGISKDHSFSEQDDEFPLIFGKPENEPA; the protein is encoded by the coding sequence ATGATTAACAAAACCATGTCTTCTTCACTCTCCTTTCTGTTCTTCACCATATTCACTTTCTGGGTATGTTTCACTTCATCCCAAGTTGAAGAAGACAGCGTAAAATGTCTCAGAGGAATACAACAAAACCTAGGAAGCCCCGAAAGTTCTATCTCATCTTGGAGTTTCAACAACAAAACTGTCGGATTCATATGTGACTTTGTTGGTGTTACATGTTGGAATGTTAGAGAAAATCGTGTCTTGGGTTTGGAGCTGAAAGGTATGAAACTTTCTGGTAAGATCCCAGAATCTTTGAAGTATTGTGGTCAAAGTTTGCAAAAATTGGATCTTGGTTCAAATTCATTAACTTCAGTTATTCCAACACAGATCTGTAGTTGGATGCCATTTTTGGTAACTATGGATTTATCAAGTAATGATCTTTCTGGTCCAATTCCTAATACTATTGTTAATTGTTCATATTTGAATGAGTTAGTTTTATCTGATAATCATCTTAGTGGTAGTATACCTTATGGACTTGGTAGTTTAACTCGGCTTCATAAGTTTAATGTTGCTAATAATCAACTTAGTGGTGATATTCCATCTTTTTTTAATGGTGTTGATAAGGAAGATTTTGATGGGAATAGTGGTTTATGTGGTGGTCCACTTGGATCAAAGTGTGGTGGTATGAGTAAGAAGAATCTGGCTATTATTATTGCTGCTGGTGTTTTTGGTGCTGCTGGTTCTTTGTTGTTGGCTTTTGGGTTATGGTGGTGGTATCATATTAGGTTAAGTGGGACGAGGAGGGGGAGGAGTAAGGAAGGGTATGTTGTTGGCGGGGTTGATGATTGGGCGGTTAGGTTGAGAGGTCATAAGCTTGCTCAAGTTAATCTTTTTCAGAAACCGATTGTTAAGGTTAAGCTTGGTGATTTGATGGCTGCTACGAATAATTTTAGTTCGGAGAATGTTCTTATTACGACTAGGACCGGGGCTACTTATAGGGCGGATTTACCGGATGGTTCGACGCTTGCTGTGAAGAGGTTGAGTAGTTGTAAGATTGGTGAGAAGCAGTTTAGGATGGAGATGAATCGGTTGGGACAAGTTAGGCATCCGAATTTGGCGCCTTTGTTGGGGTATTGTGTTGTCGAAGAGGAGAAGCTTTTGGTTTATAAGCATATGTCGAATGGGACACTTTTTTCGTTGTTGCATAAGAATAGCGGTGCGTTGGATTGGTTGATGAGGTTTAGGATAGGGTTGGGTGCAGCTAGGGGACTTGCGTGGTTGCATCATGGTTGTCATCCTCCGATTATACAACAGAATATTTGTTCTAATGTGATTCTTGTTGATGAAGAATTTGATGCTCGGATCATGGACTTTGGACTCGCCAGGCTTATGACATCTGATGCCAATGGTAGTTTTGTGAACGGTGATTTGGGGGAACTCGGTTACATAGCTCCTGAGTATTCGAGTACGATGGTTGCTTCGTTGAAAGGGGATGTGTATGGATTCGGTGTTTTGCTTTTGGAGTTGGTCACAGGGTACAAACCTCTCGAGGTGAACCACGGTGATGAAGAGTTTAAGGGTAACTTGGTGGATTGGGTTCATGTGCATTCTAGTTCAGGCAGACTCAAGGATTGCATCGATAAGGCAATATGTGGGAAAGGTAACGATGAGGAGATTCTGCAGTTTCTGAAAATTGCATCCAATTGTGTCATTACTCGCCCAAAAGACAGGTGGTCTATGTACCAAGTTTATAATTCGTTGAAGGGAATATCCAAAGATCACAGTTTCTCCGAACAAGATGACGAATTTCCCTTGATCTTCGGTAAACCAGAAAACGAGCCAGCTTAG